A genome region from Mycolicibacterium litorale includes the following:
- the katG gene encoding catalase/peroxidase HPI, with protein sequence MSSDTSDARPPHSDAKTSSHSESENPVISSPEPKVHAPLTNKDWWPEQVDVSVLHKQNEKGNPLGEDFNYAEAFAQLDVEAFKRDVIEVIQTSQDWWPADYGNYAGLFIRMSWHAAGTYRIFDGRGGAGQGAQRFAPLNSWPDNANLDKARRLLWPIKQKYGNKISWADLIAYAGNAALEQSGFQTAGFAFGREDIWEPEEMLWGQEDTWLGTDKRYGGTNDSERKLAEPFGATTMGLIYVNPEGPEGKPDPLAAAHDIRETFGRMAMNDEETAALIVGGHTLGKTHGAADVNVGPEPEGAPIEDQGLGWKCPFGSGKGNDTVTSGLEVIWTGTNSEWSNRYLEILYGNEWELTKSPAGAWQFEAKNAEATIPDPFGGPPRKPTMLVTDVALREDPIYGEITRRWLDHPEEMDEAFAKAWYKLMHRDMGPISRYLGPWVAEPQLWQDPVPPVDHELVDESDIASLKSTLLDSGLTVQQLIKTAWSSASSFRGTDKRGGANGARLRLEPQRSWEANEPSELAQVLPVLERIQQDFNASASGGKKISLADLIVLGGSAAVEKAARDAGYEIDVHFAPGRTDASQEQTDVESFAVLEPKADGFRNFIRPGEKTAVEKLLVDKAYFLDLTAPEMTALLGGLRVLNVNHGGTKHGVFTNSPGALSNDFFVNLLDMSTQWKPSQNTENVYEGRDRATGEIKWTATANDLVFGSNSVLRGIAEVYAQDDSKSKFVEDFVAAWVKVMNNDRFDLEKF encoded by the coding sequence GTGTCGTCAGATACCTCCGATGCCCGCCCCCCGCATTCGGACGCCAAAACCAGCAGCCACAGCGAGTCTGAGAACCCGGTCATTTCGTCGCCCGAGCCCAAGGTGCACGCTCCGCTGACCAACAAGGACTGGTGGCCGGAGCAGGTCGACGTCTCGGTACTGCACAAGCAGAACGAGAAGGGCAACCCGCTCGGCGAGGACTTCAACTACGCCGAGGCGTTCGCGCAGCTCGACGTCGAGGCCTTCAAACGCGACGTCATCGAGGTCATCCAGACCTCGCAGGACTGGTGGCCGGCCGACTACGGCAACTACGCCGGCCTGTTCATCCGGATGAGCTGGCACGCCGCGGGCACCTACCGCATCTTCGACGGCCGCGGCGGCGCCGGGCAGGGCGCGCAGCGCTTCGCTCCGCTGAACAGCTGGCCCGACAACGCCAACCTGGACAAGGCCCGCCGGCTGCTGTGGCCGATCAAGCAGAAGTACGGCAACAAGATCTCCTGGGCCGACCTGATTGCCTACGCCGGCAACGCCGCGCTCGAGCAGTCCGGCTTCCAGACGGCCGGCTTCGCGTTCGGCCGCGAGGACATCTGGGAGCCCGAGGAGATGCTGTGGGGCCAGGAGGACACCTGGCTGGGCACCGACAAGCGGTACGGCGGCACCAACGACAGCGAACGCAAGCTGGCCGAGCCGTTCGGTGCGACCACCATGGGTCTGATCTACGTCAATCCCGAAGGCCCCGAAGGCAAACCGGATCCGTTGGCCGCCGCGCACGACATCCGCGAGACCTTCGGCCGGATGGCGATGAACGACGAGGAGACCGCCGCGCTGATCGTCGGCGGACACACCCTGGGCAAGACCCACGGCGCCGCCGACGTGAACGTCGGGCCCGAGCCCGAAGGTGCTCCGATCGAGGATCAGGGCCTGGGCTGGAAGTGCCCGTTCGGGTCCGGCAAGGGCAACGACACCGTCACCAGCGGTCTGGAGGTCATCTGGACCGGCACGAACTCCGAGTGGAGCAACCGCTACCTCGAGATCCTCTACGGCAACGAGTGGGAGCTGACCAAGAGCCCCGCGGGCGCCTGGCAGTTCGAGGCCAAGAACGCCGAGGCCACCATCCCGGATCCGTTCGGCGGTCCCCCGCGCAAGCCCACCATGCTGGTCACCGACGTGGCACTGCGTGAGGATCCGATCTACGGCGAGATCACCCGCCGCTGGCTCGATCATCCCGAGGAGATGGACGAGGCCTTCGCGAAGGCCTGGTACAAGCTGATGCACCGCGATATGGGGCCGATCAGCCGTTACCTCGGTCCGTGGGTGGCCGAGCCGCAGCTGTGGCAGGACCCGGTGCCGCCGGTCGACCACGAACTCGTCGACGAGTCGGACATCGCCTCGCTGAAGAGCACGCTTCTGGACTCGGGTCTGACGGTGCAGCAGCTGATCAAGACCGCCTGGTCGTCGGCGTCGAGCTTCCGCGGCACCGACAAGCGCGGCGGGGCCAACGGCGCGCGGCTGCGCCTCGAACCGCAGCGCAGCTGGGAGGCCAACGAGCCGTCCGAGCTGGCCCAGGTGCTTCCGGTGCTCGAGCGGATCCAGCAGGACTTCAACGCGTCGGCCTCCGGCGGCAAGAAGATCTCGCTGGCCGATCTGATCGTGCTCGGCGGTTCCGCCGCGGTCGAAAAGGCCGCCAGGGACGCCGGTTACGAGATCGACGTGCACTTCGCGCCGGGCCGCACCGATGCGTCCCAGGAGCAGACCGACGTCGAATCGTTCGCGGTGCTCGAGCCGAAGGCCGACGGATTCCGCAACTTCATCCGGCCGGGCGAGAAGACCGCGGTCGAGAAGCTGTTGGTGGACAAGGCCTACTTCCTTGACCTGACCGCACCGGAGATGACCGCGCTCCTCGGCGGTCTGCGGGTGCTCAACGTCAACCACGGCGGCACCAAGCACGGCGTGTTCACCAACTCGCCGGGCGCGCTGAGCAACGACTTCTTCGTCAACCTGCTCGACATGAGCACTCAGTGGAAGCCGTCGCAGAACACCGAGAACGTCTACGAGGGTCGTGACCGCGCGACCGGTGAGATCAAGTGGACGGCGACCGCGAATGACCTTGTCTTCGGCTCGAACTCGGTGCTCCGTGGCATCGCCGAGGTCTACGCGCAGGACGACAGCAAGAGCAAGTTCGTCGAGGACTTCGTCGCGGCCTGGGTCAAGGTCATGAACAACGACCGGTTCGACCTCGAGAAGTTCTGA
- a CDS encoding Fur family transcriptional regulator yields MAVVPSPSEYVDQLRGADLRVTRPRVAVLEAVHALPHADTETIFASVRSSLPDVSRQAVYDVLHALTGARLIRRIQPSGSVARYETRVGDNHHHVVCRSCGTIADVDCAIGEAPCLTPSEHDALDGFVLDEAEVIYWGLCPDCAPESSTADSS; encoded by the coding sequence ATGGCTGTCGTGCCGTCGCCGTCCGAATACGTAGACCAGTTGCGGGGCGCCGATCTGCGCGTGACCCGCCCACGGGTCGCCGTGCTGGAAGCGGTGCACGCTCTCCCCCACGCAGACACCGAGACGATCTTCGCCTCCGTGCGATCGAGCCTGCCGGACGTGTCCCGCCAGGCCGTCTACGACGTCCTGCACGCGCTGACCGGCGCCCGCCTGATCCGCCGGATCCAGCCCTCCGGTTCGGTCGCGCGGTACGAGACACGAGTGGGCGACAACCACCACCACGTGGTCTGCCGCTCGTGCGGGACGATCGCCGACGTCGACTGCGCGATCGGTGAGGCGCCCTGTCTCACGCCGTCCGAGCACGACGCCCTCGACGGGTTCGTGCTCGACGAGGCCGAGGTCATCTACTGGGGCCTGTGCCCCGACTGCGCGCCCGAGAGTTCGACCGCAGATAGTTCCTGA
- a CDS encoding type II toxin-antitoxin system Rv0910 family toxin: MAKLELTRELSLDPDDAWAHASNLAELGDWLVMHEGWRSELPDELTVGTTIVGVAGAKGMRNRVTWTIRQLDPPELLLVDGKGVGGTKYGIRMAVRPTSSGCAFTVTLELGGAPLFGPIGAAAARAVKGDIERSIRRFEELYV; this comes from the coding sequence GTGGCCAAACTCGAGCTGACACGCGAGCTGTCGCTGGATCCCGACGACGCTTGGGCGCATGCGTCCAACCTCGCCGAGCTGGGTGATTGGCTCGTGATGCACGAGGGGTGGCGCAGCGAGCTGCCCGACGAACTCACCGTGGGGACAACGATCGTCGGTGTCGCGGGCGCCAAGGGCATGCGCAACCGTGTCACCTGGACGATCCGCCAGCTCGATCCGCCCGAGCTCCTGCTGGTCGACGGCAAGGGCGTCGGCGGCACCAAGTACGGCATCAGGATGGCAGTGCGCCCGACGTCGTCGGGATGCGCGTTCACCGTGACTCTCGAACTCGGTGGCGCACCGCTGTTCGGCCCGATCGGTGCCGCGGCCGCCCGCGCGGTCAAGGGCGACATCGAGCGGTCGATCCGCCGGTTCGAGGAGCTCTACGTCTGA
- a CDS encoding acyl-CoA carboxylase subunit beta: MLRRRALTEDAARPEAVARRHASGGRTARENIADLVDDGSFVEYGRFAIAAQRARRDLDDLIARTPADGLVAGTARINGGACAVLSYDYTVLAGTQGALGHRKKDRLFDVIERLRLPTVFFAEGGGGRPGDTDYPVVSSLDVRAFKLWAGLSGVVPRIAVVKGRCFAGNAVIAGCADLIVATSDTSIGMGGPAMIAGGGLGDVAPDAVGPIATQAPNGVVDVVVDDEAQAVAVARTLVGYFQGCSAPGEVPDKTLLRTAVPERDRRAYDVAPIIRTLADDGSAVFLRQRFAREMVTALIRIDGRPVGVLANDTRHMAGAITAAASDKAARFLQLCDAFDIPVLSLIDCPGFMVGPAAEAEALVRRGSRLLVAGAALQVPMIAVVLRRGYGLGAQAMSGGGLHEPLLTVAWPGAHLGPMGLEGAVRLGMRKELEAIADDAQREEVVRRATAAAQDNAKALNAAAVFEIDDVIDPAQTRDLVAATLAAAAAGPRERRVRRFVDTW; the protein is encoded by the coding sequence CTGCTGCGCCGCCGTGCGCTGACCGAGGACGCGGCGCGCCCCGAGGCGGTCGCGCGCCGCCACGCGTCCGGCGGGCGCACGGCCCGCGAGAACATCGCCGACCTGGTCGACGACGGATCTTTCGTCGAATACGGCCGATTCGCCATCGCCGCCCAGCGCGCGCGCCGCGACCTCGACGACCTGATCGCCCGCACGCCCGCCGACGGCCTGGTCGCCGGGACCGCGCGGATCAACGGCGGCGCCTGCGCGGTGCTGTCGTACGACTACACCGTGCTGGCCGGGACGCAGGGCGCGCTCGGACACCGCAAGAAGGACCGGCTCTTCGACGTCATCGAGCGGCTGCGGCTGCCCACGGTGTTCTTCGCCGAAGGAGGAGGCGGCCGCCCCGGCGACACGGACTATCCGGTGGTGTCGTCCCTGGACGTGCGGGCGTTCAAGCTGTGGGCGGGGCTCTCGGGCGTGGTCCCGCGGATCGCGGTGGTCAAGGGCCGCTGCTTCGCGGGCAACGCGGTGATCGCGGGGTGTGCCGATCTGATCGTCGCGACCTCGGACACCTCGATCGGCATGGGTGGCCCGGCGATGATCGCCGGCGGCGGACTCGGGGACGTGGCGCCCGACGCGGTCGGACCGATCGCCACCCAGGCACCCAACGGAGTGGTCGACGTCGTGGTGGACGACGAGGCGCAGGCCGTCGCGGTGGCCAGAACTCTCGTCGGCTACTTCCAGGGCTGCAGCGCGCCGGGGGAGGTGCCGGACAAAACCCTGCTGCGCACAGCGGTTCCCGAACGCGACCGGCGAGCGTACGACGTCGCGCCGATCATCCGGACGCTGGCAGACGACGGGTCCGCGGTGTTCCTGCGGCAGCGGTTCGCCAGAGAGATGGTGACCGCGCTGATCCGTATCGACGGCCGGCCGGTCGGCGTCCTGGCCAACGACACCCGTCACATGGCCGGCGCCATCACCGCGGCAGCGTCGGACAAAGCGGCCCGCTTCCTGCAGCTGTGCGACGCCTTCGACATCCCGGTGCTGTCGTTGATCGACTGCCCCGGCTTCATGGTGGGTCCGGCCGCTGAAGCAGAAGCGCTGGTGCGCAGGGGATCTCGGCTTCTGGTCGCGGGCGCGGCGCTGCAGGTGCCGATGATCGCCGTGGTGCTGCGCCGCGGATACGGGCTGGGCGCCCAGGCGATGTCGGGCGGCGGCCTGCACGAACCGCTGCTGACCGTGGCGTGGCCCGGTGCGCATCTGGGTCCGATGGGCCTCGAAGGTGCGGTGCGCCTGGGCATGCGCAAGGAACTCGAGGCGATCGCCGACGACGCGCAGCGCGAGGAGGTGGTACGCCGGGCCACCGCGGCGGCGCAGGACAACGCGAAGGCGCTCAACGCGGCCGCCGTCTTCGAGATCGACGATGTCATCGACCCGGCGCAGACCCGCGACCTGGTGGCCGCCACACTGGCCGCCGCGGCCGCCGGCCCGCGTGAGCGGCGGGTCAGGCGGTTCGTCGACACCTGGTGA
- a CDS encoding aldehyde dehydrogenase family protein — protein sequence MSPTTELIVTDPRTGEPVSRVPIADASTCAEAVKRARAAASGWARTPAAERAAALTAAAAAVREAADELAELNERETGKLRDDALGGVDAGAGTLVQYAELGPLHRGRSLHGQWTATDLMVPEPRGIVAVLTPWNDPVAVAAGLLGAALVTGNAVVHKPSERSPRTGRRFAELLAEQLPDGVLEIVDGDGSVGASLASADDVDVVAHVGSSATGRAIARTCAERGAKVILENGGNDALIVDTGVSPRWAAEQAAMGAFANAGQICVSVERIYVVDAIADAFVDALVDEARAWAQRIGPLVDERQRDVVHEHVADAARAGARIRIGGEPAPGPGSFYPPTVLTDCTPDMLVMREETFGPVAPVRVVPNFDTALMEAAADRYGLAATVLTNDMARAQTAWRSLPVGTVKINAAFGGAPGGASEPRRASGSGFGFGPELLDEMTAMKVVHWSPAPHE from the coding sequence GTGTCACCGACCACCGAACTGATCGTCACCGACCCCCGCACCGGAGAACCCGTCAGCCGGGTGCCCATCGCCGACGCGTCGACCTGTGCCGAAGCGGTGAAACGCGCACGGGCGGCCGCGAGCGGGTGGGCCCGCACGCCCGCTGCGGAGCGGGCCGCGGCGTTGACCGCCGCGGCCGCCGCGGTGCGGGAGGCCGCCGATGAACTCGCCGAACTCAACGAACGAGAGACGGGGAAACTGCGCGACGATGCGCTGGGCGGGGTCGACGCCGGCGCAGGCACGTTGGTGCAGTACGCCGAACTCGGACCGCTGCACCGGGGCCGAAGCCTGCACGGGCAGTGGACGGCGACCGATCTGATGGTGCCCGAACCACGCGGCATCGTGGCGGTGCTGACCCCGTGGAACGATCCCGTCGCGGTCGCGGCCGGACTGTTGGGCGCCGCCCTGGTGACCGGAAACGCGGTGGTGCACAAGCCAAGTGAGCGAAGCCCGCGTACGGGCAGGCGGTTCGCCGAGCTGCTGGCCGAGCAGCTTCCCGACGGAGTCCTCGAGATCGTCGACGGGGACGGTTCGGTCGGCGCTTCGCTGGCCTCGGCCGATGACGTCGACGTCGTCGCACACGTCGGCAGCAGCGCGACCGGCCGTGCGATCGCGCGAACCTGTGCCGAGCGGGGCGCGAAGGTGATCCTGGAGAACGGCGGCAACGACGCGCTGATCGTCGACACGGGGGTGTCGCCGCGGTGGGCCGCCGAGCAGGCGGCGATGGGGGCCTTCGCCAACGCCGGTCAGATCTGCGTTTCCGTCGAGCGGATCTACGTGGTCGACGCGATCGCCGACGCCTTCGTCGACGCGCTGGTCGACGAGGCTCGTGCCTGGGCGCAGCGCATCGGCCCGCTGGTCGACGAGCGGCAGCGCGACGTCGTCCACGAACACGTCGCCGACGCTGCCCGAGCGGGCGCGCGGATCCGCATCGGCGGTGAGCCGGCACCCGGGCCCGGATCGTTCTACCCGCCCACCGTGCTCACCGACTGCACGCCCGACATGCTCGTGATGCGGGAGGAGACGTTCGGTCCGGTGGCGCCCGTGCGCGTGGTGCCCAATTTCGACACCGCGCTGATGGAGGCCGCCGCGGACCGGTACGGGCTGGCCGCAACCGTGCTGACCAACGACATGGCGCGGGCGCAGACCGCGTGGCGGTCGCTGCCGGTCGGCACGGTGAAGATCAACGCCGCGTTCGGCGGGGCCCCGGGCGGCGCCTCGGAGCCGCGCCGCGCGAGCGGCAGCGGGTTCGGGTTCGGACCGGAACTCCTCGACGAGATGACCGCGATGAAGGTCGTCCACTGGTCACCCGCTCCACACGAGTGA
- a CDS encoding peptidoglycan-binding protein translates to MTTEGLTPEELLAESAIALPDKEVVSILDLNADVDVAIDAASPIDLAAAANLNVAAPIDAAAGANVLSYGSGAQAAVDQGTMLTQNLDADAHATSNQVSGIDQGGMDTDGDEVPTDGTTDGTTDGGTDGTGTTVDTSPAALLDGNLLNVNVNVDLDADLAAPISGAVAANANVAAPINAGVAANIGSVDSDAISIATQDAIIEQNLTGEAVAESNQDSTISQGDSETGTDTGGTGDSGTSGTDSGTGGADSGTSSGGDSGGTSAA, encoded by the coding sequence ATGACCACCGAAGGACTGACCCCCGAGGAGCTCTTGGCGGAGAGCGCGATCGCACTGCCGGACAAGGAAGTGGTGTCGATCCTCGACCTCAACGCCGATGTGGATGTGGCCATCGACGCGGCGTCACCCATCGATCTGGCCGCCGCCGCCAACCTGAACGTCGCGGCCCCGATCGACGCGGCCGCGGGTGCCAACGTGCTGTCGTACGGATCGGGTGCGCAGGCCGCCGTCGATCAGGGCACGATGCTGACCCAGAACCTCGACGCCGACGCCCACGCCACCTCGAACCAGGTCAGCGGCATCGACCAGGGCGGGATGGACACCGACGGGGACGAGGTCCCGACCGACGGCACCACGGACGGAACGACCGACGGCGGCACCGACGGGACCGGGACGACCGTCGACACGAGTCCCGCCGCGCTGCTCGACGGAAACCTGCTCAACGTCAATGTCAATGTCGACCTCGACGCCGACCTCGCGGCTCCCATCAGCGGCGCTGTGGCCGCCAACGCGAACGTCGCGGCGCCCATCAACGCGGGCGTGGCCGCCAACATCGGCTCGGTCGACTCGGATGCGATCTCGATCGCCACGCAGGACGCCATCATCGAGCAGAACCTCACCGGCGAGGCGGTGGCGGAGTCCAACCAGGACTCGACCATCTCGCAGGGTGATTCCGAGACCGGCACCGACACCGGCGGCACCGGTGACTCCGGCACGAGCGGCACCGACTCCGGCACCGGCGGTGCTGACTCCGGCACGTCCAGCGGCGGCGACAGCGGCGGTACCTCCGCCGCCTGA
- a CDS encoding MOSC domain-containing protein: MIVVALHTAKARRLPVRPVDEVVAEAGAGLVGDRYHGTRHRHVSIQSAELLDLAARDLGHDFDHGATRRNITVDAGEIPTRPGTRLTVGDVELEVVRILAPCRLLDDDIGAGAAAALRGRAGSACRILRSGTIRIGDPVTITDPPDQG, from the coding sequence GTGATCGTGGTCGCACTGCACACCGCCAAGGCGCGGCGGCTTCCCGTCCGCCCGGTCGACGAGGTCGTCGCCGAAGCAGGTGCGGGGCTCGTCGGTGACCGTTACCACGGCACCCGGCACCGGCACGTGTCCATCCAATCCGCCGAACTCCTGGACCTCGCCGCACGCGACCTCGGGCACGACTTCGACCACGGCGCCACCCGGCGCAACATCACCGTGGACGCAGGTGAGATCCCGACCCGTCCCGGGACGCGGCTCACCGTCGGCGACGTCGAACTCGAAGTGGTGCGGATACTCGCGCCCTGCCGGTTGCTCGACGACGACATCGGCGCGGGCGCGGCGGCGGCACTGCGCGGGCGGGCGGGTTCGGCATGCCGGATCCTGCGCTCGGGCACGATCCGCATCGGGGACCCGGTGACGATCACCGATCCGCCGGACCAGGGCTGA
- a CDS encoding NADP-dependent oxidoreductase has translation MPDVMNRQIVLRRRPVGLVGPQDTEMIESPAPEPADGEALLRTTYVGIDAAIRTWLNDQRGYLPPVQLGEVIRAAGIGEVVASRCDAFAVGDVVTTLTGFQEYAIIRDDLFSTPIPGREQVNQPAVMSVYGPTGATAYFGMTDIGRPRPGETVVVSAAAGATGSVAGQIAKIAGARVVGIAGGPHKCRAVVEDFGFDACIDYRSADLGAALKEHCPRGVDVYFDNVGGSVLDAVLGRLAQNARVVLCGVISSYLTGDHPGPANYVNLLSRTALMQGFNALDQWGRFEEAFAALRGWDDQGLLVHREHVFEGIGSCVDALNGLFAGANIGKMLVKIGEPTVSGQTLHDNDLRPVQDAGGR, from the coding sequence GTGCCGGATGTGATGAACCGCCAGATCGTGTTGCGCCGCCGCCCGGTCGGATTGGTCGGGCCGCAGGACACGGAGATGATCGAGTCGCCGGCGCCGGAGCCCGCCGACGGGGAGGCGCTGCTGCGCACCACGTACGTCGGCATCGACGCCGCGATTCGCACGTGGCTGAATGATCAGCGCGGATATCTGCCTCCCGTGCAGCTCGGCGAGGTCATCCGGGCCGCCGGTATCGGCGAGGTGGTGGCGTCACGCTGTGACGCGTTCGCCGTCGGCGACGTGGTCACCACACTCACGGGGTTCCAGGAGTACGCGATCATCCGCGACGATCTGTTCAGCACGCCGATTCCTGGCCGCGAACAGGTGAATCAGCCGGCGGTGATGTCGGTCTACGGGCCGACCGGCGCGACCGCCTACTTCGGCATGACCGACATCGGGCGGCCGAGGCCGGGTGAGACCGTCGTCGTGTCGGCGGCGGCCGGCGCCACCGGATCGGTCGCGGGGCAGATCGCGAAGATCGCCGGCGCCCGGGTGGTGGGTATCGCCGGTGGGCCGCACAAGTGCCGAGCGGTGGTGGAGGACTTCGGATTCGACGCGTGCATCGACTACCGGTCGGCAGACCTGGGGGCGGCGCTCAAAGAGCACTGCCCGCGGGGTGTCGACGTGTACTTCGACAATGTGGGCGGCTCCGTGCTCGACGCGGTGCTCGGCAGGCTCGCGCAGAACGCCCGCGTGGTGCTGTGCGGAGTGATCTCGAGCTATCTGACCGGTGACCACCCGGGCCCGGCCAACTACGTCAACCTGCTGTCCAGGACCGCGTTGATGCAGGGGTTCAACGCCCTCGACCAGTGGGGCCGGTTCGAGGAGGCGTTCGCCGCGCTGCGCGGATGGGACGATCAGGGCCTGCTCGTCCACCGCGAACACGTCTTCGAGGGCATCGGCTCCTGTGTCGACGCGCTCAACGGCCTGTTCGCCGGCGCGAACATCGGCAAGATGCTGGTGAAGATCGGGGAGCCGACCGTGTCAGGACAAACGTTGCACGACAACGACTTACGTCCAGTACAGGACGCGGGCGGCCGGTAG
- a CDS encoding spore photoproduct lyase family protein, with protein sequence MTTTATETAIKAARTKAPTLWTPSRVLVTRSAAELPHGAEILARCEAAGVSDIRVLAGDRLPSLGADNDRAAYALAKRTLAVVVAPPSKRRLQPIPPSADWRIDLAQGCPGHCQYCYLAGSLAGPPITRVYANLPEILAEMDDHVGRGTITSSSEQRSGEGTTFEASCYTDPLALEHLTGSLSATIAHVGTHQWSGPVGLRFTTKYDNVAPLLALPHARRTRVRLSVNADEIASRFEGGTARLPQRISALRALASAGYRIGLTIAPIMPIPDWPQHYGDLLRDVAAAVGDIDDLDLTVECITHRFTATSKEVLTGWYPRTQLDMDEAARTRKFGKYGAAKYVYPKDTMADLRSWFESELAETLPAARVLYWT encoded by the coding sequence ATGACGACGACGGCGACTGAGACGGCGATCAAGGCAGCACGGACGAAGGCGCCGACGTTGTGGACGCCGTCGCGGGTTCTGGTGACCCGTTCGGCGGCCGAACTGCCGCACGGCGCCGAGATCCTGGCGCGGTGCGAGGCGGCCGGCGTCTCCGACATCCGTGTACTCGCCGGCGACCGGCTCCCGTCGCTGGGCGCCGACAACGATCGCGCCGCCTACGCGTTGGCCAAACGGACGCTGGCCGTGGTCGTCGCCCCACCCAGCAAGCGCCGGCTCCAACCGATTCCGCCGAGCGCGGATTGGCGCATCGACCTCGCACAGGGGTGTCCCGGCCACTGCCAGTACTGCTACCTGGCCGGATCGCTCGCCGGTCCGCCCATCACCCGGGTGTACGCGAACCTCCCCGAGATCCTCGCCGAGATGGACGACCACGTCGGGCGCGGCACCATCACCTCGTCCTCCGAGCAGCGGTCCGGGGAGGGCACGACCTTCGAAGCATCCTGCTACACCGACCCGCTCGCCCTCGAACACCTGACCGGCTCGCTGTCGGCGACCATCGCCCACGTCGGTACCCACCAATGGTCTGGTCCGGTGGGGCTGCGGTTCACCACGAAGTACGACAACGTCGCGCCCCTGCTCGCCCTGCCGCACGCCCGGCGCACCCGAGTCCGGTTGTCGGTCAACGCCGACGAGATCGCGAGCCGGTTCGAGGGCGGCACCGCCCGTCTGCCGCAGCGGATCTCCGCGCTGCGGGCACTCGCCTCGGCCGGATACCGCATCGGCCTCACCATCGCGCCCATCATGCCGATTCCCGACTGGCCGCAGCACTACGGCGACCTGCTGCGCGACGTGGCCGCCGCTGTCGGCGACATCGACGACCTCGACCTGACCGTCGAGTGCATCACCCACCGCTTCACCGCGACCAGCAAAGAGGTGCTGACCGGCTGGTATCCGCGCACCCAACTCGACATGGACGAAGCCGCGCGCACCCGGAAGTTCGGCAAGTACGGCGCGGCCAAGTACGTCTACCCGAAGGACACGATGGCCGACCTGCGGTCCTGGTTCGAGTCGGAACTCGCCGAGACCCTACCGGCCGCCCGCGTCCTGTACTGGACGTAA
- a CDS encoding DUF6480 family protein: MPTNEQPTTPSTEAETPMTAIPPDPEPAQTPDLEPGGGVTPGATPPDSDQMSGVGAVEDPPRHSITAGKITMIVAVALFALAFVATAILMILKMTGVFD, encoded by the coding sequence GTGCCGACGAACGAACAGCCAACGACACCGAGCACGGAGGCCGAGACACCGATGACCGCGATACCCCCAGATCCCGAGCCGGCGCAGACACCGGACCTGGAACCAGGCGGCGGGGTGACGCCAGGGGCCACCCCGCCGGACTCGGACCAGATGTCCGGTGTCGGGGCGGTCGAAGACCCCCCGCGACACAGCATCACGGCCGGGAAGATCACCATGATCGTGGCGGTCGCTTTGTTCGCGCTGGCCTTCGTCGCGACAGCGATCCTGATGATCCTGAAGATGACCGGCGTGTTCGACTGA
- the ripD gene encoding NlpC/P60 family peptidoglycan-binding protein RipD encodes MRRIYAVVICLALSLATAGTASAELFPLPTRNQQAIDVVIARALSQRGVPFAYGGGNTAGPTLGNPAGSDTPAPAATPPGVIPVDGTPAAIPVTGLPGVAPGVTLAPAPKPQVVGFDASGLMVYAFAGAGLKIPRTSGEQYLVGRKVLPSQALPGDLIFYGPNGTQSVAMFIGGGQMVEATDPVVQISPVRTNNMAPYLVRYID; translated from the coding sequence ATGAGGCGCATCTACGCCGTCGTCATCTGTTTGGCGCTGTCGCTGGCGACAGCCGGCACCGCGAGTGCGGAGCTGTTCCCGCTGCCCACGCGAAACCAACAGGCGATCGACGTGGTCATCGCCCGCGCGCTGTCTCAGCGCGGCGTCCCGTTCGCCTACGGCGGCGGCAACACGGCCGGACCGACACTGGGCAATCCGGCAGGAAGCGACACGCCCGCACCGGCGGCGACGCCGCCCGGTGTCATCCCGGTCGACGGCACCCCGGCCGCCATCCCGGTCACCGGCCTGCCCGGCGTCGCCCCCGGTGTGACGCTGGCGCCCGCCCCCAAGCCGCAGGTCGTCGGCTTCGACGCCTCCGGCCTGATGGTCTACGCCTTCGCGGGCGCCGGCCTCAAGATCCCGCGGACCTCAGGGGAGCAGTACCTCGTCGGCCGCAAAGTGCTGCCGTCACAGGCGCTGCCCGGCGATCTGATCTTCTACGGTCCCAACGGCACGCAGAGCGTCGCGATGTTCATCGGCGGGGGACAGATGGTCGAGGCCACCGACCCCGTTGTGCAGATCTCCCCGGTGCGCACCAACAACATGGCGCCGTACCTGGTCCGCTACATCGACTGA